A segment of the Nitrosospira briensis C-128 genome:
TACGATCGATATTGGTGCTTATCGCACATTGTTTCCCTTTCCAACAGAGCCGTGGCTATTATGAATACTTCAGATGACTCGGAAGAATTTGGTGTAGCCGATTGGCGGCGGCTATTGCGTTCGATCGGTGAAGACCCATCACGTCAGGGCCTGGTTGAAACGCCGGGTCGCATCACGCGTGCCTGGGCTCATTGGACACGCGGCTATAAACAGGACCCGGCAGCGATTCTCAAGACATTTGCCGATGGTGGCGAAAGTTATGACGAGCTGATCGTTGTCAGGCAAATACCGGTTTACTCGCATTGTGAGCACCATCTTGCCCCCTTCTTCGGTCACGCAACCGTTGGGTATCTTCCGAGCGGACACATCGTTGGGTTGTCGAAGTTGACACGACTGGTCAATTGTTTTGCTGCACGCTTGCAGGTTCAGGAACGCCTGACCCAGCAAATTGCGCAGTCCCTGATTGAGCATCTTCAGCCCAAGGCTGTCGGTGTAATTATTCGCTGCCGCCACATGTGCATGGAATCGCGGGGAATCGCCGTCGCTGGCGAAGAGACCGTCACTTCGGCAATGCTTGGCGATCTGAAGACAAACGCCGCTCAACGAGCCGAGTTCCTGGCGCTGGCCGAGTAACTTCTGCGAAAGCAGCGATCCTGAAAGTTTGCGCTAATATCCCTGTTTGCAACGTTGAATTACAGGGCAATAGAACACATGGTCTGAAGAATACGGAGCCATGGCGCGGCTATAACACTTACCCATCATTCGGTTTTCCAATTATCCACATCAGTGAATCTCGTGCATAACCACCTGGAGTGCAAAGCGTATGACACCGGCTAAATATCTGTCCATTTTCACACCGGCGACCAAGCTTGAAAGGGAAGAAAATTTTGAAGATTACTGGGAGTTTACTCAGCAGCATGGCGGTCAACTTTTTGAAGGTGCGAAGGATCTGGAAAAAAAGCGTGCCAGGCTCAAGTACTTTCAGGAGCATCCCGTTAGATTGCGCCAGCCGCTTGCTAATCCCGAAACCTTTTACCGCAATTATGTCGAGATGCAGGATGATCCCGGGTCAATGGATCGCATGACGCTGATGTTGACGTGCATTTATAAATTCGCGAGACACGAGTGGGTAGGAATAAAAGGCGCCTGGGATGTCATTCCTGATATGGCACATTCATATAAAGTAACTGACAAAATCAGTCGCATGCATTTAGCCGAAGAATTTTGCCATGTACGCCTTTTTAACGAAATGTTACGCACATGTGGTCTGGATAAGGTGGAGTGGGTACCTTTAGGGCCGATCAAGGAAAAAATCTACGAGCAATTTCCAAAAGTTCCGGGATTCTTGAAGGACTCGCCCGCTTTTATTACCGAACTGATGGGAGTAACGTTTTATTGTCACCTATACCGCTTGTTTGATGAGATATTGGCTGACGAACCCGAAGTCTGCAGTCGTTTAAAAGAACTGCTGGACGAGATTACAATTGATGAAGTAGCGCATGTGGGCCAACGAAGGAATTTTATCGGCCCTATAGGGATGGGAATTTCCAAAGCACTGGTTAAACCTTTCTATACGATGTTTTTCAAAGATATACCCGAAATCGGACAATTACTGGATGTTGACCAGATGATCAAGGACGGTGTTTCTTTTGATTTCAATGAGTTGCCTGCGCACATGATCGAGCGCAGCTGGGTTCCCTCCTATTGCAAGGCATTAGGCATATCGGAAATGAGTTCCGAGCTTTGAAAATTCGGCTATAGCGGGGTATTTAGCGAAGTTACAACGGTACTTTCCATCCCTGAGGACAGCGCGGAGCCTGTCCAGCAGGGCACTTATATAATAGTGCAGGGTTCGATGAGTCCCATGGAAATGGCGCGGGAAATGGCTTGCTGACGGTTGACCACACCCATTTTCTGTGCCGCGTTCTGAAGATGAAAAGTGACCGTACGTTCCGATATGTTGACGATGTTGCCTATTTCCCAGCCGGTTTTTCCTTCGGCTGCCCATAGTAAACATTCTTTTTCCCTTTCTGTCAGACTGATCCGTTTCAAAGGGAGCGGACCTTTACTCAGAACGACACGCTGCACTGCCTCGTGTAGATAACAGGTCAATAGCTGGGCCTTGTCCATCGTCGCGATAATATCATCCTGAGCTTCACGAGAGTCGCGGGAGGTTGAAAGGCTCAGCATTGCAGCTTCGCCTCGCCCACCGTGAACCGAGAAGCTGGCCCCGCTCGCCAGGCCGCAGTCCTTTGCCTCGCTTCTTATCCTTGCTTCCTTGCGGCCCTTGAAAATCTCGTTCCTCCAGATGACTGGAATTGACGTTTTGGCGCAGTGGGAAACAGTAGGATCAATACTGGCGTAACCTTCCTCGTCATAATGTTTTCGCCATGCTTCCGGATAACAACTGAGAATGAACCGATAGGGACGGGTAAGCGACGTATTTACCTGCACGCCGTATAGAAAATGCTCGAATCCCATCTGGCCAACAATAGCTGTGGCATCCCCGTGCAGCTCTTCCACGGTATTGCAGTTCAGCAACGACTCGAATAGTTGTAAATTAGTCATGATTTTCTCCTCATGATATCCCCTTTTTATTGCAAAATTCTTACCGCCGGTTTACGAGTCTTGGACATTTTACCAACAAGTTACTTATACAAAGCGTTATTTGCGAAGCGAGATCATCTGGAGTTTATTGATTTGCCGCGCAATAGAGATTCGTTTCCTTGCCCCATCACATTTGCTGGTTAAAGTTATTATGAATCATATTGAACATTTTTAACGTGCTGAAAAAGACGGAAAAAACATGGCTTTTCTGCTGATACCTGGCAGCCTGTCGGACCTGAAGGAAATCGGCTGAAAAAGCGCTTGGCCGGTTCATATTTTGCTGCTTTTTCGATCAATAAAATAACTATTGGCCTTCAAAATCCTCAAAATGCGCTTCACCCAGTCACTTTTTCGCCGAGATTCTTCAAGTCCGACAGGCTGCTAACCGGCATAGATCGAGATCGATTTTGGCCTGCGCCAGAATTTCCTCAAGTCGACGCGTCTTGCAGTAAAATTTTTGCTTTTGCATTCACCGAGTGCGGTGAGGGTTATCCGATCGAACAGACCCTGCCTGGACATTGCCCACAAAGGTGCAAACCAGCTTCGTTCGAGCTCTTTCAAACTTTCGCGCCAGCCATATGCATCCGCGTACTGAGCTTTTCCATAGAGGGCGTCAAGCACGACGAGATGATGGCCGGACGCAGCGGATCGCTGCCACATCGCCGCGCTTGGCGGAAGCGGTATATGATCTGTACCAGATGCCAGCGCCAGGGAGCGGGCAAGGACATTATTGCTCCAAATAGAAGTATACGGAGAACTCGGCGATTCCGGCATGACCCCGCCGCCCCAGAACCAGGTACTGTTAATGACTGGTTCGCCATGCGCCTCTCGCGACTGGTTAAGCGGATGCGAATGCAGCAGCATTTGAATTTCATTGAAAAGGCCGCGCCAGAACGTTTGGTTCACGCCGAACGGCAGCAATTCATTGATGCCTCTGTTTGCAGCCTCGCTGAGCAAATGTGTTTTTGCCGCGGGTGTTTTTGTTACGCGCATATACCAGCGATCGGGCCGTAGCGGCAAGAACACCAGTTCCTGGCTACTTGCCGCAAAGTGCTGGTTGAGCACGCCGGTAAGCGCCTCGGCCTCTTGCGATGAAATCCCGAAAACACGGCTATCAGCCAGTACGATCTGATCACGCTCGATATGCAAGTGCACCGGGTCGGCGCGAATCCAGTAATCGTTTCCTGCTTTTATATCCTCCGCTCCGTCGACCAGCAGAGCAAGAGGTGCAACTGGCCAGTCCTGCTGTTTTGCGACGCTAAACGCCCCGCAGAGCCAAGCCTCCAGTCCTTCCGACTCATCGTCATCGCTCGAACATTTTGCAATCAGATTCTCCAGTGCGGGCAGCGATAGATCACGGTAAATGTCCGGAAGCCCGGCATCGGGCCAAAAGAGGGCAGGAACAAGCAAATGTAGATTCATCGTGAGTTCGAGCGTGAGGCGAAACCATTGCCGGGCCGGCAATGCCGAGCAGACGGGGGAGAAGGCGAATCAACGCGCATTCGCCCAGGGCGTAAACAGAAAAGCGGATGCTGAAAAACTGAGTGCTTTCGGAGTGCTTTAACCTGAATCCGGTAATTGACCGCTCATTTTCCAGCTCGCTGGTCAACCAAACGCTATAACCGAAAAGTATTTTTCGTATCCTATGAGCTTCACCTTCTTGGTGCGCTCACTTCACCCAGTCCAACTGCGCCGGGTTTAGGTTTAGCCGCCCGCGACCATCATGCGGTCAATCAGCAGGGAGCCGCATTGCTTGGAACCACGCGCAATCACGTCGTTACCGACTGCGGAGATGCCGAGCAACATATCTTTCAGGTTGCCTGCGATAGTGATTTCCTCCACGGCATGGCGGATTTCTCCATCCTCCACCCAGAAGCCCGCTGCGCCGCGTGAATAATCTCCTGTGACGGGGTTTACGCCTTGACCGAGTAATTCAGTTACCAGTACGCCTTTATTCATTTTCTTGAGCAGGGCGGAGAACTCGAGCCCGGCGCCATTATCCAGAATAAGGTTGTGGTTACCCCCGGCATTTCCGGTCGTGCTCAACCCAAGCTTGCGAGCGGAATAACTGCCGAGAAAATACCCCTGCACCACGCCATTCTCTACTACTTTGCGTTCACGCGTGGCGACACCCTCGCTATCGAACGACCCACTAGCCAACCCTTTTTTCAAGTGAGGCACCTCCCGGATCTGAATATCGGGGGCAAATACCTGTTTGCCGATACTGTCCAGTAAAAATGACGACTTGCGGTAAAGACTGCCGCCGCTCACGGCGCCGACAAAATGGCCCATCAGGCTGGCTGCAATCGGTGCTTCAAATAGAACAGGTACTTCGCAGGTTGCAATTTTCCTGGCGCCCAGGCGCGCAACACTGCGCATTCCCGTCTTTCTGCCAACGCTATCTGCATGCTCCAGATCAGCGGCATCGCGCGCGACGCTATACCAATAATCGCGCTGCATCGTATCATCCTGGCTTGCAATCACCGCGCAACTGATGCTGTGACGAGAACCGGGATAGCCGCCCATGAATCCCAGGCTGTTGGCATACACAAACTGGGACTCGCTCAACGAAACGCTCGCCCCTTCAGAATTGGTGATGCGCTTATCAACCGCGAACGCGGCCGCCTCACAGGTTTGGGCGAGCTGGATCGCCTGCTCCACCGGCAAATCCCACGGAAAATACAAGTCAAGGTCAGGGAATTCTCGCGCCAGCAAGTCGCTATCGGCCAGCCCTGCGCAATCGTCGGCGGCCGTGTGCCCGGCAATCGACAGGGCTGCCGCAACCGTGTCGTTTATTGCCTGGGGCGCGAAATCCGAGGTGCTTGCATGGCCGCGCTTCTGGCCGATGTAAACCGTTACCGAAAGTCCCTTGTCACGATTGTATTCTATGGTTTCGACCTCTCCGCGCCGGACCGTCACACTCTGGCCGAAACCATCTGATATGTCGGTCTCACAGGCGCTGGCGCCGTTTTTTTTGGCATAATCCAGAACGTCCTGCGCAATTTTTTGAAGCACGGGGAAAGGATAGGAAAAACGCGGGGAAGGGCGGGTATTATCGTTCATGGCGATTTTAAGGGGAGATACCTTATATTGATTAGCTGGCAAAATAACACCCGCAAGCTCGTTTTTCAGCAAGTAGTAAACAGACTGGCCTGAGATTACATTAAACCTAAATCCGGCAGTTGACCGCTCATTTAATAGATCAGTGTATGATTAATAACAATATTTCATATTATTTGGCGCTCACCTTCCGGGTGAGGGGCGCTACGGGGCGAATTGCACAGTTTTTGCGGCACATGGCTACGTTGCAACTCCTTGGAATGGAACAACCATTCCGCGTCGTTGCGCCTTGCCCTGCACCCCAAAAACCGTACACTTCCCCCCGTCCAACTACCGGATTTAGGTTCAATGACGCTATGATAGCAGTTTCTTGAATTGGGAAGCACAGTGCAAAAAACCCCAACAAACGATTCCGGACCACTTCCGGTCAGCAAGACCCGGCGCAAACAGGAAATGCATGCGCTCCAGGACATGGGCGAACAACTGATACAGCTCGATCCCAAACGGCTGGCCGAACTTGACCTGCCGGAAACGCTGGCTGACGCCATACTCGAAGCCAAGCGGATACGCAAGCATGGAGCGCTTCGCCGGCAAATGCAATTTATCGGCAAGCTGATGCGTGACGTAGACGCGGCGCCAATACAGGAAAAACTTGACGCCTGGAACGGCCTGAGCGCGCAACATACGGCATGGCTGCATCTGCTGGAACGCTGGCGCGAGCGGTTGCTGGCGGATGAACTGGCGCTGGGCGAGCTTGGGCAGAAATATCCTTCCGCAGACCTGCAGCAATTGCGGTTGCTGACGCGCAACGCGGAAAAGGAAAGGCTTGCGAACAAGCCACCCAAAAGTTTTCGTATGCTATTTCATGAGCTGCAAAAAATTATTCCCGAAGGCTCGGAGTGGACCGATAACGAATGACGAGCCACGGAACGCATAACTGAGTAGACGTCCCTTCCGCATGCCATGGAAAGCACGCGGGTTGGAAATAAATTTGAAATAGCTAGCCCGGATATTTCATAAATTGACGCGCGCCCTTGCTGGTCTTTTGTTTCGTATGAAAATTTCGTTCAGTCGGGCGTATGAATAACTACGCCACTCTTTCACAAAATCTCCCTACGAAACAAAATCCTGCGCAATCATCACGCGAATTTATGAAACATCCGGGCTAGGGATGTGTTGCGAAGTATCAGTCGAACTGCGTCCCCTGCTTGCAAAACCGGGGCCTGTTCAGCATTTTTCACTCACTAAAATTTGACGCCCGTCCCCACGAGTTCCGATGAGACAATTTTGTAGGCAAACTCAGCCGGATCAAGGCTGTCCCGCTCGTGGCCGCCAATCTCGGCCTGGGGATACATGAAAAACGGCAGTTCTTTAAAAACGCTGTCTTTTGCCAGGGTGATATCTTTGCCATGATTGAATGCCACCCAGTTCATTTCCCATGCACCGAATAGTTTTTCGCGCAATTCAATCACTCGCGGATTGGTGATCAGCAATGCCTCTTCCAGCGCCAGTTCGCGCACATCAGCGGGGTCCACGGGTACCCAGCCCAGGCCGGCAAGATAAAATTCCGCCCGGACGTGCTGGGCAGTGGTGATATCATCGGATTGTCCGAGGGCTTTGTGGGTCGCCGATTCATCTATGCGAATTCCGTAATGGTCCCGCGCGGGAACGCCTGCTGCACGCGCCAGTCCCACAAATAAAGCATTAAGGTCGGCGCATTTTCCGCCCATATTGCCGCTTTCCAGCATGAGCTTGATATCGCCCCGGCCACAGCCACGGGTTGCCGGATCGCGATAGGAATTGTCCACCACCCAGTTATAGACGGCATGCGCTTTTTGCAGAGGCGTCTGGGCATTGGCGTCCTTGATGATTGACAGTGCAGTCTTGCGTACAATACCGTCTAGCGGTATGTGCTTTGTCGGTAGTAGAAAACGTTTCACATCCGCAGGGATGGCGCCCGTGCCTCGCTCGGAATAATGCTTCAGGTCGACAGAGCGATCAACCGTCTTCACAATACTGCTCACCGAAACGGTGCGTGGACCGGTACCCCGCCACTCAGCGTAAAACATGGGTGAAGATGTTCCGGGAACGGTCTCGAACTTGGCAACAGTCGGATTGCCGCTCCAGACGCTGCCTTGAGAAAACTGATGGGGTGTATCGTCGGTATCGGGTAAGGGTACCCATAAACGCGCTTTTTTTCCGTCGGCGGGAAGCTCGAACTTATAGGTCAGGCGATAAGTATGCCGCCGTGACGGGATAGCCTGTTGAGCAAACACGGATGGGGCGACGGGAAATAATGCGGCGCTTGCTCCCGCCAATTTGATAAAATCCCTGCGTTTCATATTTTCTCCTGCTATAGGGGTTTCGTCTTGAAGTTTTGTCTTGAAAATCGAAAGTGCGAATCTAATACTACCCTCGCGTTAAGTCAACTAATCAATTAATCAAATTTTGTCAAATTTTTTTCTCGCTTGATGACTACTATTCCTACCGATCTGCTTCCCGCGATTGAACTGGAAACCGGGGCCAGCCCAACTCATACTATCATATGGATGCATGGTCTCGGTGCGGATGGCAATGATTTCGTCCCGATCGTGGATGCGCTCGCGCTGCCTTCAGCAATACATATTCGTCTTGTGTTTCCACATGCCCCGAAGCGCCCGGTGAGCATTAACCGCGGCATGGTGATGCGCGCATGGTACGACTACGACCTGATCGATACGAATGCAGGCCTTCACGAAAATATGGAAAGCTTGTACGGGTCGCAACGGGCAGTCGAATCGCTGCTCGCGCGCGAAAACCAGCGGGGAATAAAGTCGGAGAATATTGTTCTGGCCGGTTTTTCTCAAGGTGGAGCGCTAGCGCTTCACACCGGTTTGCGCTATCCGGAAAAACTTGCCGGCGTGATGGCCTTGTCATGCAATCTCCCTCTGCCGCAAACATTGGTGGCGGAAGCGTGCCGGGCTAATCTGCCAGCATCCATTTTCATGGCGCACGGTGAAAGCGATGATGTCATACCGATGATAGTGGCATCCGCGTCAAGACGGCAACTGGTCGAACTAGGCTATGCAGTGGAATGGCATGAGTATCGGATGGCGCACTCCGTTTGCGAAGAGGAGATAGTCGATATTGGCGAATGGCTGAAGCGGGTCTTGATCTGAATCCGCTCCGCGGTGTCGATCACTGGTGTTTCTGAATCAAATGTTGCAACGCAGCATAATCTTTACATCCCCACCTTTCCGACTGCACAAATTGCAGTCTTCACAAAATTTTTACACGTGCGTGACACACCCTTCACGTAGACTATATTATGCTGTTTACGGGAACGCACCCGTAAACTTGTCTGCAGTTTAAACAGAAACCGGAGGAAACCCAAATGCATGCACCCACTCAACGTCTGGAAACCGATAAGCTGCCCGGCCAAC
Coding sequences within it:
- a CDS encoding LuxR family transcriptional regulator, translated to MTNLQLFESLLNCNTVEELHGDATAIVGQMGFEHFLYGVQVNTSLTRPYRFILSCYPEAWRKHYDEEGYASIDPTVSHCAKTSIPVIWRNEIFKGRKEARIRSEAKDCGLASGASFSVHGGRGEAAMLSLSTSRDSREAQDDIIATMDKAQLLTCYLHEAVQRVVLSKGPLPLKRISLTEREKECLLWAAEGKTGWEIGNIVNISERTVTFHLQNAAQKMGVVNRQQAISRAISMGLIEPCTII
- a CDS encoding phosphoglycerate mutase, translating into MNLHLLVPALFWPDAGLPDIYRDLSLPALENLIAKCSSDDDESEGLEAWLCGAFSVAKQQDWPVAPLALLVDGAEDIKAGNDYWIRADPVHLHIERDQIVLADSRVFGISSQEAEALTGVLNQHFAASSQELVFLPLRPDRWYMRVTKTPAAKTHLLSEAANRGINELLPFGVNQTFWRGLFNEIQMLLHSHPLNQSREAHGEPVINSTWFWGGGVMPESPSSPYTSIWSNNVLARSLALASGTDHIPLPPSAAMWQRSAASGHHLVVLDALYGKAQYADAYGWRESLKELERSWFAPLWAMSRQGLFDRITLTALGECKSKNFTARRVDLRKFWRRPKSISIYAG
- a CDS encoding transglutaminase-like domain-containing protein gives rise to the protein MKRRDFIKLAGASAALFPVAPSVFAQQAIPSRRHTYRLTYKFELPADGKKARLWVPLPDTDDTPHQFSQGSVWSGNPTVAKFETVPGTSSPMFYAEWRGTGPRTVSVSSIVKTVDRSVDLKHYSERGTGAIPADVKRFLLPTKHIPLDGIVRKTALSIIKDANAQTPLQKAHAVYNWVVDNSYRDPATRGCGRGDIKLMLESGNMGGKCADLNALFVGLARAAGVPARDHYGIRIDESATHKALGQSDDITTAQHVRAEFYLAGLGWVPVDPADVRELALEEALLITNPRVIELREKLFGAWEMNWVAFNHGKDITLAKDSVFKELPFFMYPQAEIGGHERDSLDPAEFAYKIVSSELVGTGVKF
- a CDS encoding alpha/beta hydrolase, yielding MTTIPTDLLPAIELETGASPTHTIIWMHGLGADGNDFVPIVDALALPSAIHIRLVFPHAPKRPVSINRGMVMRAWYDYDLIDTNAGLHENMESLYGSQRAVESLLARENQRGIKSENIVLAGFSQGGALALHTGLRYPEKLAGVMALSCNLPLPQTLVAEACRANLPASIFMAHGESDDVIPMIVASASRRQLVELGYAVEWHEYRMAHSVCEEEIVDIGEWLKRVLI
- the folE gene encoding GTP cyclohydrolase I FolE, with product MNTSDDSEEFGVADWRRLLRSIGEDPSRQGLVETPGRITRAWAHWTRGYKQDPAAILKTFADGGESYDELIVVRQIPVYSHCEHHLAPFFGHATVGYLPSGHIVGLSKLTRLVNCFAARLQVQERLTQQIAQSLIEHLQPKAVGVIIRCRHMCMESRGIAVAGEETVTSAMLGDLKTNAAQRAEFLALAE
- the pmbA gene encoding metalloprotease PmbA, with the translated sequence MNDNTRPSPRFSYPFPVLQKIAQDVLDYAKKNGASACETDISDGFGQSVTVRRGEVETIEYNRDKGLSVTVYIGQKRGHASTSDFAPQAINDTVAAALSIAGHTAADDCAGLADSDLLAREFPDLDLYFPWDLPVEQAIQLAQTCEAAAFAVDKRITNSEGASVSLSESQFVYANSLGFMGGYPGSRHSISCAVIASQDDTMQRDYWYSVARDAADLEHADSVGRKTGMRSVARLGARKIATCEVPVLFEAPIAASLMGHFVGAVSGGSLYRKSSFLLDSIGKQVFAPDIQIREVPHLKKGLASGSFDSEGVATRERKVVENGVVQGYFLGSYSARKLGLSTTGNAGGNHNLILDNGAGLEFSALLKKMNKGVLVTELLGQGVNPVTGDYSRGAAGFWVEDGEIRHAVEEITIAGNLKDMLLGISAVGNDVIARGSKQCGSLLIDRMMVAGG
- the yjgA gene encoding ribosome biogenesis factor YjgA, producing MQKTPTNDSGPLPVSKTRRKQEMHALQDMGEQLIQLDPKRLAELDLPETLADAILEAKRIRKHGALRRQMQFIGKLMRDVDAAPIQEKLDAWNGLSAQHTAWLHLLERWRERLLADELALGELGQKYPSADLQQLRLLTRNAEKERLANKPPKSFRMLFHELQKIIPEGSEWTDNE